Proteins encoded by one window of Salmonirosea aquatica:
- a CDS encoding SMP-30/gluconolactonase/LRE family protein, with protein sequence MKTYITLSLLLTYLTMRAQPTYPTLGKVQYDDPRLEKLIPKTSQLEVLASGFVWSEGPVWIKDGGYLLFSDVPANTVYRWSEKDGLSEFLKPSGYTGRGTYGDEPGSNGLTIDRQGRLISCEHGDRRVSAMPLTGGGKITLADRYEGKRFNSPNDVVQHAGNGSYYFTDPPYGMPQKEKDPTREIPEFGVYRIAPDGKVTRVIADLTRPNGLAFSPDGGTLYVAQSDPDKAILMAYPVKSDGNLGKGKLLYDATPLVKKGLQGLPDGLKVDKAGNIWTTGPGGVLILSPEGTLLGRIETGQATANCAWGDDGSILYITADSYLCRIKTSTMGAGW encoded by the coding sequence ATGAAAACCTATATTACCCTATCGCTTCTGCTCACCTACCTCACGATGCGCGCCCAACCTACCTACCCTACCCTCGGCAAAGTACAGTATGACGACCCACGCCTGGAAAAACTGATTCCCAAAACCAGCCAACTGGAAGTACTGGCGTCGGGCTTTGTGTGGTCGGAAGGGCCGGTCTGGATCAAAGACGGGGGGTACCTTTTGTTCTCGGATGTTCCGGCCAATACGGTATACCGATGGAGCGAAAAGGATGGACTTTCGGAATTTCTGAAACCCTCGGGCTATACGGGCCGGGGTACCTACGGCGACGAGCCCGGCAGCAACGGCCTCACCATCGACCGGCAGGGCAGGCTCATCAGCTGCGAGCACGGCGACCGGCGGGTGTCGGCCATGCCGCTGACAGGCGGCGGCAAAATCACCCTGGCCGACCGGTACGAAGGCAAGCGCTTCAACAGCCCCAACGACGTGGTGCAACACGCGGGCAACGGTAGTTACTACTTCACCGACCCGCCCTACGGCATGCCCCAGAAAGAGAAAGACCCCACGCGGGAAATACCTGAATTCGGCGTGTACCGCATTGCGCCCGATGGAAAGGTCACGCGGGTAATCGCTGATCTGACCCGCCCGAACGGCCTGGCCTTCTCTCCTGACGGGGGTACCTTATACGTCGCCCAGTCTGATCCGGATAAGGCCATCTTGATGGCTTATCCCGTTAAAAGTGACGGAAATCTGGGCAAGGGGAAACTTTTGTACGACGCGACCCCATTGGTAAAGAAAGGATTACAGGGATTGCCCGACGGCCTGAAAGTAGACAAAGCGGGGAACATCTGGACCACCGGGCCGGGCGGCGTGCTGATTTTAAGCCCCGAGGGCACCCTTCTGGGCCGGATCGAAACCGGGCAAGCCACCGCCAACTGTGCCTGGGGCGATGACGGTTCTATTCTGTACATTACGGCCGACAGCTACTTATGTCGGATCAAAACCAGTACGATGGGTGCGGGATGGTAG